A segment of the Streptomyces sp. L2 genome:
CCACGGCCACGAAGAACACGACGACGACGGCCACCAGGATGATGCCTACGGTCATGGCGACACCCTCCTTCCCTTCCCCGGAAGCGACCCCCCGTGGGCGCCTCGCCGGTCCCGCGTCTGGCGCGGTGAGCCAGGGATGCCCGGCCGTCACGGCCGCCAAAGCAGAGTTGAGGAACTTCTGAGCGTCAACTCCGGGAAACCGGGGGAAGAGCGGTTCAGCGGTGCTGCCGGGCGGCCGGCTGCCTGACGCGCTCGGTCTCGTCCTGCACGAGCAGGGACAGCAGGGAGGCCACGGCGAGGCCGGCCTCCGCCGGATGGCGCAGCACCTTGTCGGGCTCGATGGAGTACGTGTTCGTACGCCCGTCCCTGCGGTGGGAGAGGTAACCGTCCCGCTCCAGATCCGAGATGATCCGCTGGACGGCGCGCTCGGTGAGCCGGCAACGGGCGGCGATGTCACGGATGCGGACGTTCGGGTTGTCGGCGATGGCCGCAAGCACACGCGCGTGATTGGTGATGAACGTCCATCCGGTGTGGGGTTCGGGCACTCCAGCCATGCCCAGCATTTTACGGTCCAGCATTGCCGGAACGCAGATACATGACATACTTTTCCGGTAACGGATGACCTGATCTCGCGAGCGAGCGTTCACAGAGAGGGCCGGAAGGGTGCACTGCGACAAGGCCGACATGCCGACGACCCCGGGCCAGGCGGGCGAGCCCCTGATGCCCGAACAGGCGACCGAACACGTCACCGAGCGGGCGACGGAGCAGGCGACCGAGCAGGCAGCGATGTCCCAGTACGCCGTGCACGGTGCCTGGGTCGTCGTCGCGCGGGGCGACTACGACATGCACTCGATCGCGCCCCTGGCGAAGGCCCTGGAGGACGCGGCCGGCAAGCGCCCGAAGGTGATTCTGGACGCCTCGGGGGTCACCTTCGCGGACTCGACGTTCCTGAACCTGCTGATCCGCGTCCACCACTCGGGCACCCTGCGTCTCGCCGCGCCGTCACCGCAGGTCCGGCGGCTCTGCGAGATCACCGGCGCCGACGCCGTCCTGGAGATCCG
Coding sequences within it:
- a CDS encoding helix-turn-helix domain-containing protein, coding for MAGVPEPHTGWTFITNHARVLAAIADNPNVRIRDIAARCRLTERAVQRIISDLERDGYLSHRRDGRTNTYSIEPDKVLRHPAEAGLAVASLLSLLVQDETERVRQPAARQHR
- a CDS encoding STAS domain-containing protein; amino-acid sequence: MPTTPGQAGEPLMPEQATEHVTERATEQATEQAAMSQYAVHGAWVVVARGDYDMHSIAPLAKALEDAAGKRPKVILDASGVTFADSTFLNLLIRVHHSGTLRLAAPSPQVRRLCEITGADAVLEIRGTVDEAASS